GGACAATATTATGATAAAACAATACTGATATATTTTGGGGGTTGATTTacttttgattttgatatttatatttttcaaaattaaaagttttaaaattttaactaaaaatatgaggctaaatacgaaaaaaaaataaatttaaaagtatgtggagaaaaaatataatcaaactaaataaattttttttaagctggtcagtatatatataaaaatataaaaaaaataacaagaattataaattttattagaatttaaaaaatattaaattttagaaaaagaaatcaaatttaaaaaacattagtgtttaaattggttattttaaaaaatatttaaatttcagagagagaaaaatcaaatttaaaaaatggttaagtttaaaagtcatttaaaagataaaattaattaaataacttaacattattatttttatatctcaaTTTTATCCactatttaagtaaaataaaaatcataaaaaatttgttaaactgATCcgtttttaaagaaataataagaattataaaaatttaaaaaatagttaaattttataaaaacaaatcaaattttaaaatgttagtgtttaaattggttattttagcgtaataaaatagttaaattttagaaagaaaaaatcaaatttaaaaaatgtttaaaaaaattcatttaaaaaataaaattaattaaataacttaattataaaaaataatatttacatatttagataaataaaaatcataaaaagttgTTAGGCTAGTCagtttgtatataaatataaaaatataagttaattaaatCATTGATTCAGTGGTgttgataaatatttagaatgttaaaaataaatataattgaagaGTAAGAGTATTATACAAAGAGATTGAAAATTTAGATACATGCATTAGTAACGATGAAACCTGTGTGGTCTTAGTGTGGCATTGAATTAGGGACATATTGTCgaagtataaattattttatatatgaatagacaatattatgatgaaacattactgatatatttttttcaaaacatatggaatatgtaaacaataataatagggattgatttaattttgattttgatacttatatttttcaaaattaacaatttaaaaaatttaactaaaaattatgaGACTAAATACGAAAAAAAAGAActacaatttttaaaagtatatggagtaaaaatataatcaaactaaatatggacagtgatattttaacaattcttttttaacaacttttgacaagtgtgtcatcattttattggtttgtttaaatttattctaaaataatatttgaaacggataaatcacaaactgtcacgtatgcgttgtcaaaaagttatcaaaaaaagagttgttaaagaaactttttccaaataatatttatgtaacCAATAGCCAAATTTGAGCACAGTCCTTCTCTTTTCAATCAAAAATGTCTCTTTTCAACCGAAAATGTCtctttaacaactattttttataatacataagtggcagtttatgattggtccattttaaatatttttttaaagataagttCAAACAgacaataaaatgataacacgtaTTCTTGtgaaaaagttgtttaaaaagAATTGTGAAAGTATCATTGTCTTTTTCAACCTGTAGAAAGAAACACAATCCTTCAGCTGAGTAATTAAAAGACCATGTTTCAGTCATACGTCTTAGCAAATAAGCCAATAGCATGTGATTTTGCTTTACCTTTAGGTTTTGACTGGATAAACTGTAGAGATCAGAATAAATCCAAGTGCAAACCGTCTAACTGGCAAACTTCTAATGAAAATGCACCCTTCTACCACGTTTTAGAGCTGAGATGACACGCAGCTGCTGTCATTCCCATTTCCTTAAGCAGTTTAATGGCTTTTTCCGTGTGAAATCTACTACGTAAGCCCAGAGCAGTGCGTGTTACAGTATCTGGTTCTAGTCCCCTGTCAACCATGTCACCAAATAGGCTTAATGCTTTTTGAAAGTTCTCTGTCTTCTTGACTCCATCAATCAACacagtgtaaaaaaaaacatccGGATTTATTTCCATTTGATCCATATCTCTCAAGATGGAAGAAACTTCCAATGATGtcttatttttatagtttcCATCAAGTAAAACTGAGTAGATAATGACATCAGGTTTGATTCCTCTCCACTTCATATCCTGAAAGAGGTCGTGGGCCTCTTCCAAATAGTTCATCCTACAATAACTATTTATCATAATTGTGTAAATTATAACATCAGGGGTGAGTCCTCTAtttacaaaatgataaaaaaaaaagcgaGTATTATCCATATCCTCCTTAGTATCCTCAGTATCCCCAGTCTCGCACAGTAAAGCTATAACTTTTGAATACATTACTATGCTAGGTTCAGCATTTGACAACAACATTCTCCTCAGCACCATACTGGCTTTCTCAGTGTCTTTTGTCATCCAGAGTTTAGTAATTAGCTTAGAACAGGAGGCATTGTTAACCATATCTCCTTGGTTTGACAGCTCAAGGAAAATTTTATAGGCTTTGTTTACACGGTCCGCTTCACAATAGCCATTAACCATGGCAGaatacatttcaaaactctTATCTTCTAGACTGTTAAAATACGCCTCGGCTTCCAAAACCTTTCCCACTGAACACAAATTTTCAATGATTAACTTATGTGTAGTAGAGTTTGGCTTCACGCCTTCACTCTGCAAAAACTTTNATGCCTCACAAGCATNNCCATTTCTAACCANCCCAGTCACCAGTACATTATATGTTATAATATCAGGTTTGAAACCTTCATCACTCATTTCCTTAAACACCCTAAACCCACTAACGAGATCACCCTGAAGGCAGTATCCCTTGATAAAGGTTGTGTAGTGCTTAAGATCTAAAGCCACACCTCTTCTCTTCATGTCTTCCAACATCTCTATCGCATCCTCCACCTTCCCCAACTTAAACAAAGCATCAAAAACAATGTTGTAGACAACCCCATCAAGAAACATTCCGGACTCCTTTAGTTTCTTAAACTCATCCACCACCTCCAAAGTCTTGCCCATCTTTCCCAAAAGATGCAGAATGTAACTAACAATAACACAATTTGTCTTCACACCCCTCGAAATCATCTCATTATGCAAAGTCAAAGCATTGAGCAGATTATGACCCTTACAATACCCTTGAATCAAGGCAGAATAAACAAACACATCAGGAACCAACCCTTGCCTCTCCATGTCATCAAACACACCCTGAGCCTCATCCAACTTCATCTCATTACAAAACCCGCGAACAACCACAGTGTATGCATAAACCTCCAAAGGGGCATTATTCTTTCTCAATTCCTGCAGCACCTTATACCCAAGAGCAGAGCTATGGTTATTACAACACCCTTCAATGTAAGCAGCATAGCAATACGAATGAGGGGTGATCCCGACTCTCTCCATTTCCTCAAAAACATAGGAAGCTTGCATCAAGTCACCCTTTTTA
This genomic stretch from Vigna radiata var. radiata cultivar VC1973A chromosome 7, Vradiata_ver6, whole genome shotgun sequence harbors:
- the LOC106766382 gene encoding pentatricopeptide repeat-containing protein At2g26790, mitochondrial-like, translated to MCPWGLRVFNLVFKTIDKPNLRPLSQPFASTALAHSFSDTTPSTPLSHPTTLQVLQTLQCLHHHPSLALSFLNHLHRTGFPHTLSTYAAITKMFAFWNLPRKLDSLFLHLITLSKHHHLPFHLLQLFEILYQDFDHHNHYLLRAFGGFVKTCVSLNMFDEAIDFLFQTRRRGIVPDVLTCNFLFNRLVEQGEVDKALAIFEQLKRFGFRPNCYSYAIVIKALYKKGDLMQASYVFEEMERVGITPHSYCYAAYIEGCCNNHSSALGYKVLQELRKNNAPLEVYAYTVVVRGFCNEMKLDEAQGVFDDMERQGLVPDVFVYSALIQGYCKGHNLLNALTLHNEMISRGVKTNCVIVSYILHLLGKMGKTLEVVDEFKKLKESGMFLDGVVYNIVFDALFKLGKVEDAIEMLEDMKRRGVALDLKHYTTFIKGYCLQGDLVSGFRVFKEMSDEGFKPDIITYNVLVTGXVRNGXACEAXKFLQSEGVKPNSTTHKLIIENLCSVGKVLEAEAYFNSLEDKSFEMYSAMVNGYCEADRVNKAYKIFLELSNQGDMVNNASCSKLITKLWMTKDTEKASMVLRRMLLSNAEPSIVMYSKVIALLCETGDTEDTKEDMDNTRFFFYHFVNRGLTPDVIIYTIMINSYCRMNYLEEAHDLFQDMKWRGIKPDVIIYSVLLDGNYKNKTSLEVSSILRDMDQMEINPDVFFYTVLIDGVKKTENFQKALSLFGDMVDRGLEPDTVTRTALGLRSRFHTEKAIKLLKEMGMTAAACHLSSKTW